The genome window CGACATCAACCCGGTGCGGCACCGGCAGAGCCTTCATGAACAGGTGTTCCCGACACCGCGCGAAATCACCGAAAATTTACTGGATGTCTCGCCCACCAAGGTGTTCCTCGAAGCACCCTCCGGCATGGGCAAGACCACGTTTCTGAAAGTGTACCAGGAACGCATGCTGAAAGCGGAAACGCCGGAGGAGTATCCGATGCCGGTGGTGTGCGATTTGGCGCGTTTGCCGGATGGCACGGGCTTTCAATCGTTTTACCCGATGTTCTACCGCGACGTGATGGACGTGGTGCTGCGCGAGCAGGCAGAGCAGGAAGACCTCGTCATCAACGAAGAACTGCTGGGCCGCACGGTGGAGCGGCTGGTGTGGACCGGACAGATTCTGTTTCTGCTCGACGGGTTCGAGCGGATGTTGCCGGAAGACCGTTTTCGGTTTTACATGGATGTCATCGTCGATGGCGATGCGCTGAAGGATAATTTTATCCTCATCGCCACGCGACCGGTGGGGTTCGGTCCGCTTGCGACGACATCCCTCGTGCGCCGCGGGCTGGACGCCAGTTTCCGCGTCAGCATTCAGCCGGTGAACGAAAAGCAGCGCAAAGTTTTCCTGCCGGAATCCGTCTGGAAAAAAACGCTCAGCCATCTGCCTTTGTACTTCCCCGAAACCTTGCAGGTGCCCTACCTGCTGCACATGGTGAAGGAGGTGGCGACGGACGAAGACGACCGCCCCCGCAACCGGTCCCAGGTGTACGGGCGTTGGATCGTGCAGCATCTCAAAAGCGAATTTCCGAAAAAGGGCGAGGCATGGATTGAAGACGTGTGCCGTCAACTGGAGCAGGTGTCTTACCGGTTGATCAAGGAAGGCCACAATCAGCGGCAGGAAATGGTGGATACGGGATTCGACAAGGCACGGCTCACCGACTGCGCACCTGCCCGCAATGTGATGGTGGAAGATGGCGACATCCTGCCCGGTTTGCGTGGGCTGCTGGCGTGGAATGCCAAACGCTGGGAGTTTCGCCATCCTTCCTTGCAGGAATATTTTTCCGGGCGCAAGCTGGCCCAGTTGCCGGACTGGCGCGACCTGGTGCGGGAGCGTTGCCGCGACCCGAAGTGGCACGACGTGTTCCAGTTTTTCGGCGGCGAGTTGACGCAAGACACCGACGAGTTGATCGACCTGCTCATCGAACATGGCGCGGTGTTTCTGGCCGGGCAGGTGCTTCCGGAAATCCGGGACCTGTCCGAGTCCCGCCAGTTGCTGGTGGGCCAGCTTTTGAAATACCAGTGCCGGGAAACGTACCCGCAGTTCGCGAAGAACCGCGTCGTCCGCGTCGAGCAGGTGGTGGAGCGATGCGGCGCGGCGTACCTGGAGCCGATGCTGAAGCACCTGCTGCAACGTGAACGGCGCGACTCGCGCATCCTGTTCGGTGTGCTGGAGTTGGTGTGCGCGTTGCACGGCATCAAATTGAACGAGGTGGTCGATTCGCAGGAATGGACGCCGGTGTTCGCCCTGCCGGAGCTGCAGGAGTTTTTTGGCGAAGTTGCCGATCCCGAAATGGTGAATGCGGGCGTGCTGAAGAAGTGGGGAGAGCGGGTGACGGTGCCTGCCGGACCGTTTATTTACCAGGATGAGCGCGATGAGGAAGACCGTGTGGACATGCGCGAGTACGCCATCCTGAAATACCCCGTCACCAATGCCCTGTTCAAACAGTACGACCCGAATTTTGTGGCGCGCTTCCCCAAATATTCCAAAGACGATGACCAGCCGGTGATCGGTATCAACTATTATGAGGCGACGGTGTTCGCCCTGTGGCTGGGCATGCGGTTGCCTTCGGAAAAGGAATGGGAGAAGGCGGCACGCGGTCCCAACGGTCTCGATTATCCCTGGGGTGAAGCGCAGGGCTATCAGGAAGGGTTCTGCAATACCGCCGACTTCGTGATCGGCCACACCACGCCGGTGACCCAGTACGAAGAAGGCAGTTCGCCGTATGGTTGCCATGACATGGCCGGCAACGTCTGGGAATGGTGCGTCCAGTACCATTCCTCCAGGTTCACCACCCAGAAAATCGTGCGCGGCGGTTCCTGGCTCAATTACATGGTCCAGGCCAAATGCGCCTTTCGCAATTCCTTCGACCCGGCGGACATCTATCCCGCCGTGGGATTCCGTTGCGCCTCGCTTCCCTACAGCGAGATCGACGACGAGGACGACGAAGACGAAGAGGACTGAAGGCTCCCCGCCCCCAGTCCTTTCCCCGGTCCCTTCCCCAACCCGCCAATTCAACCCGCCAGGCGTTCCCCCCGACTGGTCTTAATTCGGATATGCGATATTATGCGCAACCTGTTATAAAACCGCCCTTTTCGGTTGCCTCGCGGGATTAATCCTTATTTTTCAAGCCTTGATCTTTAAAGAAAAGGACTTTGCCGCCGTTAGGGGGAGAGGAAACCCGTATTGGGACCCAAAGCCTGTCGTGCATTTCGGTATCAGCATGCCGACAGGGCGGCGGACCGCGCGCGGGAACCCTTGCTCTAAACATTCTTTTTATTGTTGTCCAATCATGAATGCGGATTTGACTCGAAAGTTATTGGTGATCGATGACGATGCCACCGTGTCGGCGCTGGTCGAAATCTATTTGAAGGAAGCCGTGGCGCAGGCCCAGATTCAGATTCAAAAGGCCTACTCCGGTGAAGAGGGGATGCAGAAGGCGCTGGCGTGGAAACCGGACCTCATTTTCTGCGATCTGCGCATGCCGGGGCCGGATGGATTCGAGGTCATTCGCCGCATCCGGCAATACGGTTTGCATGCGGTCATGATCCTGATGTCGGGGTGTGCCGAGCATGAAATCCTGGACCTCACCCAGGGGGCGCAGAAAGTCGGGGCCGAGGCGTTCCTGCCCAAGCCATTGAAGGCGCATGAGGTTCATTTTTTCGTGAATTACGTGTTGCGCATGATCACTGCCAACCGCCAACTTCAATTGAAAAATCACACGCTGGAACAGAATGTCCTCGATGCCGGTGCCTATCAAAAGAAGGTCGTGGCGCTGGGGCAGCAGTTGCAGTCCGAGAAAAAACGTCTCGAAGCGGAATTGAATGAGGTCACGAAACAGAACCTGCAACTGCAGGACAAGAATGAACAGGCCCTGGCGTTGAATGACGATCTGGTGCGTACCTTCCGCGCAACGGTCAACATGCTGACCAACATCATTGAGTTGCACCAGGCCAGCCATCGCGGCCATCCGGAACGGGTGGAGAAGATGTCCGGGTTTGTCGCGGAGAAACTGCAATTGCCGGCGGCGCAGGTCGAACACATCCGCACCGCCGCACGCCTGCACGAACTGGGCATCGTCACCCAGCCGCCCAACGGCAACGGTCACGCCAAAGAGAAGGGCGATGCGGACAAGCCCCGCATCCATCACACGCACCTGGCAGAGATGCTGCTGCGTCAGTTTCCGGGATTCGATCCGACCGCCGACATCGTGCGTCACCTGTACGAGAACGTGGATGGAACGGGCATTCCCGAAGGCCTGTCGGGCGAGATGATCCCTATAGGATCTCGGATTGTTTCCGCCGCCAGTTTTTACGATCACGCACGGGTGAACCGGCCGGGTGAAACACCGAAATCCGTCATGAAATTGCTGGAAAACGAGAAGGGGACCCGTTACGATGAAGACATCGTTTCGTTGCTGGGCGAGTTCGTCCACTCTTCCCATTTCAAGGATATAGACACCATCGAGTGCACCGTATTTACGCTTCAGGAAGGCATGCAGTTGCTCTCCGACATGTATTCCCGGTCTGGAACCAACGTGTTGCGTAAAGGCACTGTGCTGAATAAAAGCACCCTGAGCAACGTGCTTCGGTTCAACAACCTCGATCCCATTTCTGGCACCATCAAAGTGAAAAAAGTTTAAGTCATGGATATCGCCACTTTACTTGGAATTTTCATCGGCATCGGGCTGATCCTTGCTTCCATATTGCAGAACAGTGGATTGGATCTGTTCGTCAGTGCGCCTTCCGTCATGATCGTTCTGGGCGGCACCTTCGCCGCGACGCTGGTGGCCTACCCGGTCAACGAGTTGTTCCGCATGCTGGGTCACTTCATCAAAGTGTTCATCACCCGCAAGTCGGACCTGTATGAATTGATGGATACGATGGTGTCGATTTGCAGCATTGCCCGCAAGGGAGGCGTCCTGGCGATCGAATCGAAGCTGCCCATGGTGGACAACGATTTTCTCAAAAAGGGCCTGCGCCTCACCGTGGACGGCAAGGACGAAAATACTGTGGTCACGTTGATGAAGCGGGAGATCAAGCAGATCCAGCAATCGCACAAAGACGGCTGGGAAATCCTGAACGACATGGGCAAGTTTGCCCCGGCCTTCGGCATGGTGGGCACCCTGATCGGTCTCATTCAGATGCTGGCGTCCCTGGAAGATGTCAGCACCGTTGGCCCGCGCATGGCCGTTGCCCTGATCACGACCTTTTATGGCGCGTTGCTGGCCAACCTGGTTTTTCTGCCGATGGCCGTCAAACTCAAGCGCCGCAGTGCCGCCGAAACACTGGAGATGAATCTGGTTCTGGAAGGCATCACTTACATCCGCCGGGGCGTCAATCCCCGGTTCATGAAAGAGACGCTGGAAAATTACATCGACAACGCGGCCGGTAAGAATATCAAAAAAGAAATAGAAGACGAAAAGCCCAAAGGCACTGCCAAGAAAGCAGCGGGCGCCCGCCCGGCGCGTCCCCCCGGCCAACCCCCGGGCGCGGCTCCCAAACCCGCCAAGTAAGGACCGGTCATGGAATCCAAGTCCTCCAAGCAATCCCTTCCGGAAACCCATCTCGACGACGATGAACCGTTGATGGAAGAGAGTGAGGGGCTTGCCCCGTGGATCATCACCTTCGCCGACATGGTGACCCTGCTCATGGTTTTTTTCATCCTGCTCTACGCCATGGGCACCATCGAAGAGGAAAAATTCAAACAAATCCGCGAATCCCTGCGCACGGCCCTGGGCTCGGAACAGGTGCCCGAGTCGGGAACCCGGGAGGGACTGGACGCCATCCAGAACCTCATTGACGCGCAGGTGGACAACAAAACCATCCATGCCGTGGATGAAGTGGGTGCGATGGTGTCGAAGGAGATCAAGGAGATCACCTCCGAGGTCGAGGAATTTGTTTACAAGAACAAGTTGTCGGGACAAGTGCAGGTTTCCCAGGGCGAGCGCGGGGCCATCATCACCATCTCCGACGTGGTGTTGTTTCCGCCCGGTAAGGCGCGAATGACTTTTAAAGGACGCGAAACCCTCAAAGACGTGTTCGACCTGCTGAACCAATTCAATTACGACGTCAAAATCGAAGGCCACACCGACGACACCCCCA of Nitrospina watsonii contains these proteins:
- a CDS encoding motility protein A, whose translation is MDIATLLGIFIGIGLILASILQNSGLDLFVSAPSVMIVLGGTFAATLVAYPVNELFRMLGHFIKVFITRKSDLYELMDTMVSICSIARKGGVLAIESKLPMVDNDFLKKGLRLTVDGKDENTVVTLMKREIKQIQQSHKDGWEILNDMGKFAPAFGMVGTLIGLIQMLASLEDVSTVGPRMAVALITTFYGALLANLVFLPMAVKLKRRSAAETLEMNLVLEGITYIRRGVNPRFMKETLENYIDNAAGKNIKKEIEDEKPKGTAKKAAGARPARPPGQPPGAAPKPAK
- a CDS encoding SUMF1/EgtB/PvdO family nonheme iron enzyme, which codes for MSESEDTPILRPEGEAPKAIPRLEESPEWVIEVYRKQMRLQVGEELDHLLGEGREAERFIEPVLLDINPVRHRQSLHEQVFPTPREITENLLDVSPTKVFLEAPSGMGKTTFLKVYQERMLKAETPEEYPMPVVCDLARLPDGTGFQSFYPMFYRDVMDVVLREQAEQEDLVINEELLGRTVERLVWTGQILFLLDGFERMLPEDRFRFYMDVIVDGDALKDNFILIATRPVGFGPLATTSLVRRGLDASFRVSIQPVNEKQRKVFLPESVWKKTLSHLPLYFPETLQVPYLLHMVKEVATDEDDRPRNRSQVYGRWIVQHLKSEFPKKGEAWIEDVCRQLEQVSYRLIKEGHNQRQEMVDTGFDKARLTDCAPARNVMVEDGDILPGLRGLLAWNAKRWEFRHPSLQEYFSGRKLAQLPDWRDLVRERCRDPKWHDVFQFFGGELTQDTDELIDLLIEHGAVFLAGQVLPEIRDLSESRQLLVGQLLKYQCRETYPQFAKNRVVRVEQVVERCGAAYLEPMLKHLLQRERRDSRILFGVLELVCALHGIKLNEVVDSQEWTPVFALPELQEFFGEVADPEMVNAGVLKKWGERVTVPAGPFIYQDERDEEDRVDMREYAILKYPVTNALFKQYDPNFVARFPKYSKDDDQPVIGINYYEATVFALWLGMRLPSEKEWEKAARGPNGLDYPWGEAQGYQEGFCNTADFVIGHTTPVTQYEEGSSPYGCHDMAGNVWEWCVQYHSSRFTTQKIVRGGSWLNYMVQAKCAFRNSFDPADIYPAVGFRCASLPYSEIDDEDDEDEED
- a CDS encoding response regulator; its protein translation is MTRKLLVIDDDATVSALVEIYLKEAVAQAQIQIQKAYSGEEGMQKALAWKPDLIFCDLRMPGPDGFEVIRRIRQYGLHAVMILMSGCAEHEILDLTQGAQKVGAEAFLPKPLKAHEVHFFVNYVLRMITANRQLQLKNHTLEQNVLDAGAYQKKVVALGQQLQSEKKRLEAELNEVTKQNLQLQDKNEQALALNDDLVRTFRATVNMLTNIIELHQASHRGHPERVEKMSGFVAEKLQLPAAQVEHIRTAARLHELGIVTQPPNGNGHAKEKGDADKPRIHHTHLAEMLLRQFPGFDPTADIVRHLYENVDGTGIPEGLSGEMIPIGSRIVSAASFYDHARVNRPGETPKSVMKLLENEKGTRYDEDIVSLLGEFVHSSHFKDIDTIECTVFTLQEGMQLLSDMYSRSGTNVLRKGTVLNKSTLSNVLRFNNLDPISGTIKVKKV
- a CDS encoding OmpA/MotB family protein, giving the protein MESKSSKQSLPETHLDDDEPLMEESEGLAPWIITFADMVTLLMVFFILLYAMGTIEEEKFKQIRESLRTALGSEQVPESGTREGLDAIQNLIDAQVDNKTIHAVDEVGAMVSKEIKEITSEVEEFVYKNKLSGQVQVSQGERGAIITISDVVLFPPGKARMTFKGRETLKDVFDLLNQFNYDVKIEGHTDDTPIHTDRFPSNWELSSARAAEVARMLIAEGFPPQKLSVEGFAEYRPKVPNTNAKNRAVNRRIEIVYQRGSIRKRMVNLLNR